A genomic segment from Anticarsia gemmatalis isolate Benzon Research Colony breed Stoneville strain chromosome 14, ilAntGemm2 primary, whole genome shotgun sequence encodes:
- the LOC142978626 gene encoding uncharacterized protein LOC142978626, with protein MMKLVVLSCVLAAAAGGFVAPLAYSAPWAYSAPLAYTTPLLKPYNYRGPLSLAPGQPANILAADGRPLDTLDVNLDRSAHFTTKALSGGVHLLKKRSAPLIAPLAYSAPIAYSAPLAYSAPLAYAAPLITPSNYRGPLSLAPGQPANVLGSDGRPLDTLDVNLDRSAHFTAKALEGSGVHLLKKRSAAVIAPLAVSRVAVAAAPLVAHAPLAYSAPVLSTHIAVTPYAYAHAPLVHW; from the coding sequence ATGATGAAGCTGGTGGTGTTGTCCTGCGtgctggcggcggcggccggcggcTTCGTCGCGCCCCTCGCGTACTCCGCGCCCTGGGCCTACTCCGCGCCCCTCGCCTACACCACGCCGCTGCTGAAGCCCTACAACTACAGAGGACCCCTGTCCCTCGCCCCCGGTCAGCCCGCCAACATCCTCGCCGCTGACGGCAGGCCCCTCGACACTCTGGACGTGAACTTGGACCGCTCCGCTCACTTCACTACCAAGGCTCTGAGCGGTGGAGTGCATCTGCTGAAGAAGCGCTCCGCTCCTCTGATCGCGCCCCTCGCTTACTCCGCCCCCATTGCGTACTCCGCTCCTCTCGCGTACAGCGCGCCCCTCGCTTACGCCGCCCCTCTGATCACTCCTTCCAACTACCGAGGCCCGCTGTCGCTCGCCCCCGGTCAGCCCGCTAACGTGCTCGGCTCTGACGGCAGGCCCCTGGACACGCTGGACGTGAACCTGGACCGCTCCGCGCACTTCACCGCTAAGGCTCTGGAGGGCTCCGGCGTGCACCTGCTGAAGAAGCGCTCTGCTGCTGTGATCGCGCCGCTCGCTGTGAGCCGCGTCGCTGTGGCCGCCGCGCCGCTGGTCGCGCACGCTCCTCTCGCGTACTCCGCACCGGTGCTCTCCACGCACATCGCTGTTACTCCCTACGCGTACGCGCACGCACCTCTCGTACACTGGTAA
- the LOC142978204 gene encoding uncharacterized protein LOC142978204, producing MMKLVVLSCVLAAASSALIAPLAYTAPFGLWAPHNYRGPLSLAPGQPANIVAADGRPLDTLDVNLDRSAHYTAKALDHVGVHLLKKRSVIAPWAPARIVTPWVGAAPLAYTAHVAAAPLAYTHAPLVHW from the coding sequence ATGATGAAGCTGGTGGTGTTGTCCTGCGTGCTGGCGGCGGCGTCGAGTGCTCTCATCGCGCCTTTGGCGTATACCGCGCCTTTTGGGCTGTGGGCGCCTCATAACTACAGAGGGCCGCTGTCCCTCGCTCCCGGCCAGCCTGCTAACATCGTCGCCGCTGACGGCAGGCCTCTTGACACCCTGGACGTGAACTTGGACCGCTCTGCTCACTACACTGCTAAGGCTTTGGACCATGTTGGTGTTCACTTGTTGAAGAAGCGCTCAGTGATCGCTCCCTGGGCTCCTGCTCGTATCGTCACTCCGTGGGTTGGCGCGGCTCCGCTCGCTTACACCGCGCACGTCGCTGCAGCGCCCCTCGCCTACACTCACGCTCCGCTCGTGCACTGGTAA